A portion of the Wolbachia endosymbiont of Oedothorax gibbosus genome contains these proteins:
- the coxB gene encoding cytochrome c oxidase subunit II — translation MVKLFALLIIFYSNISVASAPTSWQFGFPPPATEVMEAVVRSHSFVMFVMVAIMLFVWALLAYIAFRFRKSKVTNISKTTHSVPLEIIWFVIPTIIVGILAFENAKLLKLQEEIPKADITLKVIGHQWYWSYQYPEYQGVSFDSYIKGKEDFIEGDLKLFSVDNNIILPVNTNVRLQVTAGDVIHSWGVPAFGVKIDAIPGRLNEAWFNIKKPGVYYGQCYELCGQGHGFMPIVVEAVSKEDFNKWIENRKLVS, via the coding sequence ATGGTGAAGTTATTTGCACTATTGATAATATTTTACTCAAATATATCTGTTGCCTCTGCTCCTACTTCCTGGCAATTTGGATTTCCTCCTCCTGCAACTGAAGTAATGGAGGCTGTAGTTAGGTCACATTCGTTTGTGATGTTTGTGATGGTTGCAATAATGCTTTTTGTGTGGGCGCTGCTTGCTTATATAGCGTTTCGCTTTCGTAAAAGCAAAGTAACAAACATAAGTAAAACTACCCATAGTGTTCCTTTAGAAATTATTTGGTTTGTTATACCAACGATTATTGTTGGAATCTTAGCCTTTGAAAACGCTAAATTACTGAAGCTACAGGAAGAAATACCGAAAGCTGATATAACACTAAAAGTTATTGGCCATCAATGGTATTGGAGCTACCAATATCCAGAATATCAAGGTGTGTCATTTGATAGTTATATTAAGGGAAAAGAAGATTTTATCGAAGGAGATTTAAAGCTATTCTCTGTTGATAACAACATCATTTTACCCGTTAATACTAACGTTCGTTTACAAGTTACAGCAGGAGATGTGATACACAGTTGGGGAGTACCGGCTTTTGGTGTAAAAATTGATGCGATACCAGGTAGGCTAAATGAAGCGTGGTTTAATATCAAAAAGCCTGGTGTTTATTATGGGCAGTGCTACGAATTGTGTGGTCAAGGCCATGGATTTATGCCAATTGTTGTTGAAGCAGTAAGCAAAGAAGATTTTAATAAGTGGATCGAAAATAGAAAATTAGTGAGTTAA
- the ctaD gene encoding cytochrome c oxidase subunit I, translating into MSNAPKGIKRWLFSTNHKDIGTLYIIFSILAGIIGGLLSVIIRTQLMHINILNNNYQLYNVMITGHALIMVFFMIMPALMGGFGNWFVPLMIGAPDMAFPRMNNLSFWLLVSSFILLILSAFAGEGAGTGWTLYPPLSQVMSHPSAGVDIAILALHVAGMSSIVGAINFIVTIFNMRAKGMSLTKMPLFVWSVLLTAFMLIVALPVLAGAITMLLTDRNVGTSFFDPAGGGDPVLFQHLFWFFGHPEVYVIIFPAFGIISQVVSTFSHRPVFGYIGMVYAMIGIAVFGFMVWAHHMFTVGLSADAAAFFSTTTIFIGVITGVKVFSWIATMWGGAIEFKTPMLFALGFIFMFVGGGITGIILSHGGIDKLLHDTYYVVAHFHYVMSLAALFGAFAGFYYWIGKMSGKQYNERLGQIHFWLTFISTNITFLPQHFLGLAGMPRRIPDYPDAFIPWNYISSIGSYMSFVSVMFFVFIVIHLFKWGKKAGDNPWEGDTLEWTVSSPPPFHTFEKPPVVK; encoded by the coding sequence ATGAGTAACGCACCAAAGGGCATAAAGCGTTGGTTGTTTTCCACCAACCATAAAGACATAGGGACACTGTACATTATTTTTTCCATATTAGCTGGAATTATTGGTGGATTATTATCGGTGATTATTCGTACTCAGCTAATGCACATTAATATACTTAACAATAACTATCAATTATATAACGTAATGATTACAGGCCATGCATTGATAATGGTGTTTTTTATGATAATGCCAGCCCTCATGGGAGGATTTGGTAATTGGTTTGTGCCTCTTATGATCGGTGCACCCGATATGGCATTTCCTCGTATGAATAATTTAAGTTTCTGGTTATTAGTGTCATCTTTTATTTTGCTCATTCTTTCAGCATTTGCTGGAGAAGGTGCAGGTACGGGTTGGACTTTATATCCACCTTTATCACAGGTAATGTCCCATCCAAGTGCAGGAGTTGACATTGCTATACTTGCACTTCATGTTGCTGGTATGTCGTCAATTGTTGGGGCGATCAACTTTATAGTTACTATATTTAACATGCGCGCAAAAGGAATGTCATTAACTAAGATGCCACTGTTTGTTTGGTCTGTCTTGCTAACAGCATTTATGTTGATTGTTGCTTTACCAGTGCTTGCCGGTGCTATAACTATGCTTCTTACTGATCGCAATGTTGGTACTTCCTTTTTTGATCCTGCCGGTGGCGGTGACCCTGTGTTATTTCAACATCTATTTTGGTTTTTTGGTCATCCAGAAGTTTACGTAATTATTTTTCCTGCATTTGGCATCATAAGTCAGGTTGTATCAACTTTTTCTCACAGACCTGTATTTGGTTACATAGGGATGGTTTATGCAATGATAGGTATAGCAGTATTTGGCTTTATGGTTTGGGCTCATCATATGTTCACTGTTGGGCTTAGTGCTGACGCTGCTGCATTTTTTAGCACCACCACAATTTTTATCGGTGTGATAACTGGTGTAAAAGTCTTTAGTTGGATTGCAACTATGTGGGGCGGAGCAATTGAGTTTAAAACCCCTATGCTATTTGCACTAGGTTTTATTTTCATGTTTGTTGGCGGTGGCATAACGGGAATAATTCTTTCTCATGGTGGAATAGATAAGCTTCTGCATGATACCTACTATGTTGTTGCTCACTTCCATTATGTCATGTCACTTGCTGCATTATTTGGAGCTTTTGCTGGCTTTTATTATTGGATTGGTAAAATGTCGGGTAAACAATATAATGAGCGCTTAGGTCAAATCCACTTTTGGCTTACTTTTATTAGCACCAATATCACTTTTTTACCTCAACATTTCTTGGGATTAGCTGGTATGCCAAGACGTATACCTGATTATCCTGATGCGTTTATCCCTTGGAATTACATATCCTCAATTGGCTCATATATGTCCTTTGTTTCAGTTATGTTTTTTGTGTTTATAGTTATACATCTCTTTAAATGGGGCAAGAAAGCTGGAGATAATCCTTGGGAAGGTGACACCTTGGAATGGACGGTATCTTCACCACCGCCTTTTCATACTTTCGAAAAGCCACCAGTGGTAAAATAG
- a CDS encoding AsmA-like C-terminal domain-containing protein, with protein sequence MLKKITISLSIVLLFVFCLFVFFKGESPLEININYINFYVKHKISKIFVGSSVNMENTSVVWQKGSKDPYLVITDLAIANPNFTIKVPELFVHFKLSSLFKASTNLSQVSADNVHVYIKREETNVNPQNSLDLLDNHYLSNNRLPSVSFQRVTRKKESMDPSSQATWMTGKKDIGMTGKKDTGMTGKNFKMTESSAKNLLKTVREFFFDLNADSKIEFTNIAINKGTEDKFFIDKLYIGKGEDFNVLDIHVNTKDGKGFLDDLSITIKNRNNLLNVYGTFYNLKLGLLSEFSTLVKSYNLDKNIGFKGSFSVKINKKDEIVDGNIYVLNTENYLNKNLALTNVNINLTYSDGIISVKNFNFKLNGMYLSLIGKMNFSTSHALLRINISKFAAKDLCTYVPDSVVNSKFKSWYCDNIDGDVLNTIVSFNGKINNLVDDDLSDIVVVADIENGSVKFDEDFEQVKELKGDLIIKNNDLKITVNSAKFQNFAINGGDIEMKSLDKENSVLTINGQAVSDAYGLYEPIRFKLDDVVKVERDKVSGMAKSVFNFRIFNLNVDDKKVDFSANFHSEIDNLAVYNASLGKYDIKLSFGSDFIDLNGSGMVNNTQLLFDLKSSNRNESFAWNLTGDLPAQIFNFDSGYVSANLESVINQDKTGYVNGDIDLSEFESHSSYLGWKNRFEDHNKILFSTRLKGAGELLIDKLDVVGNDLDIKFSGRVENGNLYLNSSSFKLPDNDFSIEIESGKEKNAITIYGEKINLSDIFGKNSNGLNKDIEISMNVDNVIMKEGIVIKNAKLNVTCTKGNCNGSQFTGQFLEDSSNILAEYSGIGLEIYADNAGILSRSLGISKSIKNGKLSFYLSPQRESGEHYGTLSISNFYIKDAPLLTTLLSMSSLPGIVNAIKNEGVYFYKCNAPFSYKDGSVEIEESWLEGAELGISTSGKLDIRNYKFQVEGQVIPAYSINKSLLKIPIIGKLLTGGKSRGIISIDYKASGDDKNNNVSVDLISSLTPNLLKRLLGVFDRIMTKTNKAIVSN encoded by the coding sequence ATGCTTAAAAAAATCACTATATCACTTTCCATAGTTCTATTGTTTGTATTCTGCTTATTTGTCTTTTTTAAGGGTGAGAGTCCTTTAGAAATCAATATTAATTATATTAATTTTTATGTTAAACATAAAATATCAAAGATATTTGTTGGCTCAAGCGTTAATATGGAGAATACCTCAGTTGTTTGGCAGAAAGGTAGTAAAGATCCGTATTTAGTCATTACAGATTTGGCAATAGCAAATCCTAATTTTACTATAAAAGTTCCTGAGCTTTTTGTACATTTTAAGTTAAGTTCCTTATTTAAAGCTAGCACAAATCTCTCTCAGGTTTCAGCTGATAATGTGCATGTATATATCAAGAGAGAAGAAACTAATGTTAATCCGCAAAACTCATTAGACCTTTTGGATAATCATTATTTAAGTAATAACCGCCTTCCTTCGGTGTCATTCCAGCGCGTGACTAGAAAAAAAGAAAGTATGGATCCAAGTAGTCAAGCTACTTGGATGACAGGAAAAAAAGATATTGGGATGACAGGAAAAAAAGATACTGGGATGACAGGGAAGAATTTCAAGATGACAGAAAGCAGTGCAAAAAATCTATTAAAAACAGTAAGGGAATTTTTTTTTGACTTAAATGCGGATTCAAAAATTGAATTTACTAACATCGCTATTAATAAAGGCACAGAAGATAAATTTTTTATTGATAAATTATATATAGGGAAGGGGGAAGATTTTAATGTTTTAGATATTCATGTGAATACAAAAGATGGAAAGGGATTTTTGGATGATTTATCAATTACAATAAAAAATCGCAACAATTTGTTAAATGTGTACGGGACATTTTATAATCTAAAATTGGGACTATTGAGCGAGTTTTCTACATTAGTTAAAAGCTACAATTTGGACAAAAATATAGGATTCAAAGGAAGCTTCTCAGTGAAAATTAATAAAAAGGATGAAATTGTAGATGGAAATATATACGTATTGAATACAGAAAATTATTTGAACAAAAATTTGGCCTTAACTAATGTAAATATAAATTTAACGTATAGTGATGGAATTATTAGTGTAAAAAACTTCAATTTTAAATTAAATGGTATGTATCTTTCTTTGATAGGCAAAATGAACTTTAGTACAAGCCATGCTTTGCTTAGAATTAATATTAGTAAGTTTGCTGCAAAGGATTTATGTACTTATGTACCAGATAGTGTAGTAAATAGTAAATTTAAAAGCTGGTATTGTGATAATATTGATGGGGATGTTTTAAATACCATTGTAAGTTTCAATGGCAAAATTAACAATTTGGTTGATGACGATCTGTCAGATATCGTAGTAGTTGCTGATATAGAAAACGGTAGCGTAAAATTTGATGAAGATTTTGAGCAAGTAAAGGAATTAAAGGGTGATTTGATCATCAAGAATAACGATCTTAAAATTACTGTAAATAGCGCTAAGTTTCAGAATTTCGCTATTAATGGTGGTGATATTGAAATGAAATCTCTCGATAAGGAAAATTCAGTTCTAACCATTAATGGCCAAGCTGTAAGTGATGCGTATGGTTTATATGAGCCTATAAGATTTAAGCTCGATGATGTGGTGAAGGTTGAAAGGGATAAAGTAAGTGGAATGGCAAAATCCGTATTTAATTTTCGCATTTTTAATCTAAACGTTGATGACAAAAAAGTAGATTTTTCGGCCAATTTTCATTCTGAAATTGACAATTTGGCCGTCTATAATGCAAGTCTTGGTAAATATGATATTAAGCTTAGTTTTGGCAGTGACTTTATAGATTTAAATGGTAGTGGTATGGTAAATAACACACAGCTATTATTTGACCTGAAAAGTAGCAATAGGAATGAAAGTTTTGCCTGGAATTTGACCGGAGATTTACCTGCTCAAATATTTAATTTTGATAGTGGCTATGTCAGTGCAAATTTAGAGTCAGTGATAAATCAAGATAAGACGGGGTATGTTAATGGTGATATAGATTTATCAGAATTTGAATCACATTCAAGCTACTTAGGGTGGAAAAATCGTTTTGAAGATCACAATAAAATTTTGTTTTCTACAAGGTTAAAAGGAGCAGGTGAATTATTAATAGACAAATTAGATGTTGTAGGAAATGACCTAGATATAAAATTCAGCGGAAGAGTAGAAAATGGCAATTTATATTTAAATTCTAGTAGCTTTAAATTGCCTGATAATGATTTTAGTATAGAAATTGAATCAGGTAAGGAAAAAAATGCCATAACTATTTATGGTGAGAAAATCAATTTGAGTGATATTTTTGGCAAAAACAGTAATGGATTAAACAAAGATATAGAGATTAGTATGAATGTTGACAATGTAATTATGAAAGAAGGCATCGTTATCAAAAATGCTAAGCTGAATGTAACCTGTACTAAAGGTAATTGCAATGGAAGTCAATTTACAGGACAGTTTCTAGAAGATAGCAGCAACATACTAGCAGAATACAGTGGAATAGGGCTCGAAATATATGCGGATAATGCAGGTATACTTTCGCGTTCCTTAGGCATTAGTAAATCAATTAAAAACGGCAAATTGTCTTTTTATCTCTCTCCTCAGAGAGAAAGTGGAGAACATTACGGTACGTTATCCATTAGCAATTTCTACATCAAAGATGCTCCACTACTTACTACTTTATTGTCGATGTCTTCATTGCCTGGCATTGTAAATGCCATAAAAAATGAAGGTGTATACTTTTATAAATGCAATGCACCTTTCTCATACAAAGACGGCTCTGTCGAAATTGAAGAATCTTGGCTTGAAGGAGCGGAATTAGGCATTAGCACTAGCGGTAAGCTTGACATTAGAAATTATAAATTCCAAGTTGAAGGACAAGTAATACCAGCATATTCAATTAATAAATCTTTGTTAAAAATTCCTATAATTGGGAAACTTCTTACTGGCGGGAAAAGTAGGGGAATCATTTCAATAGACTATAAAGCAAGTGGTGATGACAAAAACAATAACGTATCTGTTGATCTTATCTCTTCGCTAACTCCAAACCTATTAAAGAGGTTATTGGGAGTGTTTGATCGCATTATGACAAAAACTAACAAGGCTATTGTCAGCAATTAA
- a CDS encoding heme o synthase — MYTSVLLNVESTILDFWRLLKPRIMYLVVFTAVAGMVTAPGSMHPFLALISLICVALGSGSAGAINMWYDKDIDLLMERTKNRPIPSGRILAESALEFGITLGILSVFIMAIAVNYISAALLAVSILFYVFVYTIWLKRRTPQNIVIGGAAGAFPPMIGWAAVTNSVSWESFILFLVIFMWTPPHFWALSLNKSEDYAKASIPMFNIVYGPEKTRKYILIYSVLLVLTSLLPALFLKKALLYLSMATFEGCVFIWYAISILRFKNHISQKKMFSYSISYLFFLFVSIIFCSIDLF; from the coding sequence ATGTACACAAGTGTTTTGCTAAATGTTGAATCAACAATACTGGATTTTTGGCGTTTGCTGAAGCCAAGGATAATGTATCTTGTGGTATTTACTGCAGTTGCTGGTATGGTTACTGCACCAGGTAGTATGCACCCTTTTCTAGCACTAATATCTCTTATATGTGTTGCTCTTGGCTCAGGATCTGCAGGTGCTATCAATATGTGGTATGACAAAGACATAGATCTGCTCATGGAAAGGACAAAAAACCGCCCTATACCCTCAGGCAGAATTCTTGCAGAAAGTGCGCTTGAATTTGGTATAACTCTTGGAATATTGTCAGTATTTATCATGGCAATAGCAGTAAATTATATTTCTGCTGCTTTGCTTGCAGTTAGCATATTATTTTACGTTTTCGTATATACAATTTGGCTAAAAAGGCGTACTCCGCAGAATATCGTTATCGGTGGTGCAGCAGGTGCTTTTCCTCCAATGATTGGCTGGGCAGCTGTAACTAATTCTGTAAGTTGGGAAAGTTTCATTTTATTTTTAGTAATTTTTATGTGGACTCCACCACACTTTTGGGCCCTATCTTTAAATAAGTCTGAAGACTATGCAAAGGCATCGATTCCAATGTTCAATATTGTTTATGGTCCGGAAAAAACAAGAAAATATATATTAATTTATAGTGTGTTGCTGGTGCTAACTAGCTTGCTTCCAGCTCTATTTTTGAAAAAGGCTTTACTTTATCTAAGCATGGCAACCTTTGAAGGGTGCGTTTTTATTTGGTACGCTATATCAATTCTCAGATTCAAGAACCACATCTCACAGAAAAAAATGTTTTCTTATTCAATTTCTTATCTATTCTTTCTATTTGTTAGCATTATTTTTTGTTCTATTGATTTATTTTAA
- the rnhA gene encoding ribonuclease HI, which translates to MNKKEVTIYTDGACSGNPGAGGWAAIILFQNHRKDVYGREENTTNNKMELTAVINGLKVLKFSCNINLYTDSLYIKHGITEWINKWKMNGWKTSNKKSVKNMELWKELDNVASQHEIDWKWVKAHSGDKYNEEADSLARKAIIDA; encoded by the coding sequence ATGAATAAAAAGGAAGTGACAATATACACGGATGGGGCGTGTTCTGGTAATCCTGGAGCGGGAGGATGGGCAGCGATTATATTATTTCAAAATCATAGAAAAGATGTTTATGGTAGAGAAGAAAATACCACAAATAATAAAATGGAGTTAACAGCGGTGATCAATGGGCTGAAAGTATTGAAATTTTCTTGTAATATTAATTTATATACGGATAGTCTTTATATTAAGCATGGCATAACAGAATGGATAAATAAGTGGAAAATGAATGGCTGGAAAACAAGTAATAAAAAATCAGTAAAAAATATGGAATTGTGGAAAGAGCTAGACAACGTTGCTTCACAACACGAAATTGATTGGAAGTGGGTTAAAGCACACAGTGGCGATAAGTATAATGAGGAGGCTGATAGTTTAGCAAGAAAAGCAATAATCGATGCTTAA